From Elusimicrobiales bacterium, a single genomic window includes:
- a CDS encoding PorV/PorQ family protein: MRFITAALLTLLTAPARAENGSSGAAFLLRPLGARAAAMGQAAVSLPAKTADGLLFNPASTIYISSRTASADYLRGYADDSTGFAAFAAPLGGIVLTPAIFYYNAGTMNLNLSNGTRGTVTAEEDTMLIAAASAKPLKFLAVGAAFKYWSSSLAQSATARGTSWDIGAMAELPYGFMAGAALQNAGGSIKYEDVSDPAPLTQRLGFCWRGKINGHKIDSTSDFSDIDFTAATDYSKTLGEDGYFQSGVEIGMKPGDEMYFALRAGYMFGREVQTATFGAGVEQSGWGLDYGYGGARELPALHQFTLSRKF, translated from the coding sequence ATGAGATTCATAACGGCGGCGCTCCTGACACTGCTGACCGCGCCGGCCCGGGCCGAAAACGGCTCGTCGGGCGCGGCTTTTCTGCTGAGGCCGCTGGGCGCGCGCGCTGCGGCCATGGGGCAGGCGGCGGTTTCGCTGCCGGCCAAAACGGCGGACGGGCTGCTGTTCAACCCGGCCTCCACGATTTATATCTCCAGCCGCACGGCCTCCGCCGACTATCTGCGCGGCTATGCCGATGATTCCACCGGCTTTGCCGCTTTTGCCGCGCCGCTGGGCGGCATTGTGCTGACGCCGGCGATATTCTATTACAACGCCGGAACAATGAACCTTAATCTTTCAAACGGCACGCGCGGAACCGTAACAGCCGAGGAAGACACCATGCTGATAGCCGCCGCCTCGGCAAAACCGCTGAAGTTTCTGGCTGTGGGCGCGGCGTTCAAATACTGGAGCAGCTCGCTGGCGCAGTCGGCCACGGCGCGCGGCACAAGCTGGGACATAGGCGCGATGGCGGAGTTGCCTTACGGCTTTATGGCCGGGGCCGCGCTGCAGAACGCGGGCGGCAGCATCAAATACGAGGATGTCTCCGACCCCGCGCCGCTGACGCAGCGTCTGGGCTTTTGCTGGCGCGGCAAAATAAACGGGCACAAGATAGACAGCACATCCGATTTCTCGGATATTGATTTTACGGCGGCCACGGATTATTCCAAAACCCTCGGCGAGGACGGCTATTTCCAGTCCGGCGTGGAAATCGGGATGAAGCCCGGAGACGAGATGTACTTCGCGCTGCGCGCCGGATACATGTTCGGGCGCGAGGTGCAGACGGCCACCTTCGGCGCGGGGGTGGAGCAATCCGGCTGGGGGCTGGATTACGGTTACGGCGGCGCGCGCGAACTGCCCGCGCTGCACCAGTTCACACTCTCCCGCAAATTCTGA
- a CDS encoding PorV/PorQ family protein: MTSRPSVKLVRSALASVCAAAAFAGTGWCAAGEVAAEWTRIVQSPRLSAMGEGGAALPGDVLGAMESNPALFALQNWKEAQFSYNAWMEGISLQEAAYAHPMGRHGTLSLFGTMLRMAPFAGYDNSGNQVADVTAGDSLYGISYAGRITGPWGDRSKGLFAGAALKYANQSIDTVSASALLYDVGVLGMTKFGRGILGVGASARSLGGGFQFDAEKDPAPTTYRLGMSYQTLIWGDPLTLTGDIVKDSDMDMRYSAGFEVILWRSLAFRGGYMSGQDLGNGLRCGVGMDLKIFRLDYALASMGKFNVVNRMSIAARFGKPIEVTPHLTEDEEKALWHYERAKKLSAERRYYDAVLELNEALKLDPKCTQALQLMEKLRNMMETLP, translated from the coding sequence ATGACCTCTCGCCCGTCCGTCAAACTCGTTCGCTCCGCGCTCGCTTCCGTGTGCGCGGCGGCGGCGTTTGCCGGAACGGGCTGGTGCGCCGCCGGAGAAGTGGCGGCGGAGTGGACGCGCATAGTGCAAAGCCCCCGCCTCTCCGCCATGGGCGAGGGCGGCGCCGCCCTGCCGGGCGACGTGCTGGGCGCGATGGAGTCCAACCCCGCCCTGTTCGCGCTGCAGAACTGGAAAGAGGCGCAGTTTTCGTACAATGCGTGGATGGAGGGCATCTCGCTGCAGGAAGCGGCCTACGCGCATCCGATGGGCCGGCATGGCACGCTCTCTCTGTTTGGCACAATGCTGAGAATGGCTCCCTTTGCCGGTTACGACAACAGCGGCAATCAGGTCGCCGATGTTACCGCGGGTGACAGCCTTTACGGCATTTCCTATGCCGGGCGCATCACGGGCCCCTGGGGCGACAGGAGCAAGGGCCTGTTCGCCGGCGCGGCGCTGAAGTACGCCAATCAGAGCATAGACACCGTGTCCGCCTCCGCGCTGCTCTACGATGTGGGCGTTCTGGGCATGACCAAATTCGGGCGCGGGATACTGGGCGTCGGCGCCAGCGCGCGTTCGCTGGGCGGCGGTTTCCAGTTTGACGCGGAAAAAGACCCCGCTCCCACCACCTACCGGCTGGGCATGAGCTATCAGACGCTTATATGGGGCGACCCGCTTACCCTCACGGGCGACATTGTCAAGGACAGCGATATGGACATGCGCTACTCCGCGGGTTTTGAAGTAATACTGTGGCGCTCGCTTGCCTTCCGGGGCGGGTATATGTCGGGGCAGGACCTTGGCAACGGGCTGCGCTGCGGCGTGGGGATGGATCTGAAGATATTCCGGCTGGACTATGCGCTTGCCAGCATGGGCAAATTCAATGTGGTCAACAGAATGAGCATAGCCGCCAGATTCGGCAAGCCCATAGAGGTTACCCCGCATCTGACCGAGGACGAGGAAAAGGCCCTCTGGCATTACGAGCGGGCCAAGAAACTCTCGGCGGAGCGGCGCTATTACGACGCGGTGCTGGAGCTTAACGAGGCTCTCAAGCTGGATCCGAAGTGCACGCAGGCGCTGCAGCTGATGGAGAAGCTGCGCAATATGATGGAGACCCTGCCATGA
- a CDS encoding N-6 DNA methylase, translated as MPTTSPRYNERSWAIDVITEINQYCALRTRAIVRAGGEYTLSGQAGSLFPDVLLFGDKGGSIVQQGWELKMPDTPITDTELIQNAELKARRLGLNSFLLWNADEAVLYLKTAQDVFEPNKTWPRTNISRRADVYIQKTEWIRLLHQIIDDINGLLERQALQGATPSVAISNALFLDYLNIFTSPVSDKLQHAYQRNASFAAETDLWWEVNKLEHPDCSKYEGLARVNIISWINRFLFAHYLKRFHAPSVQVETINHGTTITQAIAVFESISAACDFMNVFHHVIGQESLDSTTWSALVDLNKFLTDFKLENISQESFHQVIEGALSYSRKKLAGQFSTPKPLAELLVRIGIENRISPIIDPCCGTGTIARAAYDLKRQVGLPIGTALSSTWGSDKFAFPLQLCSIALSDPLGMGEVIQVFRHDALELSVGEVIVFTNPTGGTEVERRLPEMHAVISNLPFVRFEKSSNMNPLISRCAQDIHQDTGRDLSTRADLYAYLLLQLRHLVTVSGRLSFIVSNSWLGTDWGQEFRQILLRYFKVIRVVISGSGRWFSNSDVVTTIVILEKRPSQIDPPDDEFIEFITTTNRIEDWATTGGGVDSLANAILASVPNITGVTKFSHTISRITQLESIGLGWPSFFVNLDWVAAIENNLVPMHNSFEIKRGERRGWDALFYPQQEHGVESRYIRPVLMSSRDIDGLIARADKEAFCCPDDLTKLQQLGMRGTLAWIRRFQHETNGTGRPLPEVLARAGHHWYEMSPSTLADFVIPMNPDKRLCVHRLAERSFVNQRLIRLTTIANSVDLDLCHALMNSIIGMFFIEASGFGRGLGALDLNASKLSANLHMLNPAGISPRHRNSILTAFGHLLLRNVLELPAELASHDRIAFDSAVLSAFGISHLQDTIYASLLQLFNIRQTARNNV; from the coding sequence ATGCCAACGACTTCGCCAAGATATAATGAACGCTCGTGGGCAATTGATGTCATCACAGAAATCAATCAATACTGCGCCCTACGCACTCGGGCGATAGTTAGAGCTGGCGGGGAATATACCCTTTCCGGACAAGCTGGGAGCTTGTTCCCGGATGTGTTATTGTTCGGGGACAAAGGCGGAAGCATTGTCCAACAGGGATGGGAACTGAAAATGCCGGACACCCCCATCACCGACACGGAACTCATTCAAAACGCAGAGCTTAAAGCTCGTCGACTGGGCCTCAATAGTTTTTTACTATGGAATGCAGACGAAGCGGTTCTGTATTTGAAAACTGCACAAGATGTTTTTGAACCTAACAAAACATGGCCGAGGACTAATATCAGCCGACGCGCAGATGTTTACATACAAAAAACAGAATGGATTAGATTGTTGCATCAGATTATCGATGATATAAATGGCCTACTAGAGAGACAAGCTTTGCAGGGTGCAACTCCGTCGGTGGCCATTAGCAATGCCTTGTTTCTAGACTATCTTAACATCTTCACATCACCAGTTTCAGATAAGTTACAGCACGCATATCAACGCAATGCGTCATTTGCTGCTGAAACCGATTTATGGTGGGAAGTTAACAAATTGGAGCATCCTGACTGCTCTAAATATGAAGGCCTAGCTAGAGTTAATATAATTAGTTGGATAAACAGATTTTTGTTTGCTCACTACCTAAAACGATTTCATGCACCCTCTGTTCAAGTTGAAACCATAAACCACGGAACAACAATAACACAGGCAATTGCTGTTTTTGAGTCTATTTCAGCCGCCTGTGACTTCATGAACGTCTTTCACCACGTGATAGGGCAAGAATCATTGGATTCCACAACATGGTCGGCGCTAGTTGACTTGAATAAATTTTTAACCGACTTTAAACTGGAAAACATATCGCAAGAGAGTTTCCATCAAGTAATAGAAGGAGCACTTTCTTACTCCAGAAAAAAACTTGCCGGACAATTTTCGACCCCAAAACCATTAGCGGAATTATTAGTCCGCATTGGAATAGAAAATCGCATATCCCCGATAATTGACCCATGTTGCGGAACGGGAACGATTGCTCGAGCGGCTTACGACTTGAAAAGACAAGTTGGGTTGCCGATAGGTACTGCCCTTAGCTCAACATGGGGCAGTGATAAATTTGCATTTCCTCTTCAACTTTGCTCAATAGCCTTATCTGACCCGCTTGGGATGGGCGAAGTAATTCAGGTTTTTCGCCATGATGCCTTAGAATTGTCCGTTGGAGAGGTTATTGTATTCACAAATCCAACTGGTGGAACTGAAGTGGAACGCCGTCTTCCAGAAATGCATGCCGTGATTTCGAATCTCCCTTTTGTGCGGTTTGAGAAAAGCAGCAACATGAATCCCCTCATATCCAGATGTGCGCAGGATATACACCAAGACACAGGACGCGACCTTAGCACAAGAGCAGACCTTTATGCCTATTTACTGCTGCAACTTCGGCATTTGGTTACAGTATCAGGCCGCCTGTCTTTCATAGTCTCCAATTCATGGCTAGGAACAGATTGGGGACAGGAATTTCGTCAAATATTATTGCGATATTTTAAGGTCATAAGAGTTGTCATTTCCGGTTCAGGGCGATGGTTCTCTAACTCGGATGTAGTAACAACTATCGTCATTTTAGAGAAACGACCTTCTCAAATAGACCCACCAGACGATGAGTTTATAGAATTCATCACTACTACAAATCGGATTGAAGATTGGGCAACAACAGGTGGTGGCGTTGATTCATTAGCTAACGCGATATTAGCTTCTGTGCCCAATATTACTGGCGTAACAAAATTTTCGCATACCATCTCTCGCATAACGCAATTAGAATCTATTGGGCTAGGGTGGCCCTCATTTTTTGTCAATCTTGACTGGGTCGCAGCGATTGAAAATAACTTAGTCCCCATGCATAATTCTTTCGAAATTAAACGTGGGGAACGACGTGGGTGGGATGCGTTGTTTTATCCCCAGCAAGAACACGGTGTTGAATCACGATACATAAGGCCAGTATTAATGTCATCGCGAGATATTGATGGTCTAATCGCCCGAGCTGACAAAGAAGCTTTTTGCTGTCCTGACGACTTAACAAAACTCCAGCAACTGGGAATGCGGGGAACTCTGGCATGGATAAGACGTTTTCAACACGAAACCAACGGAACGGGACGACCATTGCCAGAGGTGCTAGCACGAGCAGGACATCATTGGTATGAAATGAGCCCGTCAACGCTTGCAGATTTTGTTATACCTATGAATCCGGACAAGCGACTTTGTGTTCACCGACTTGCAGAAAGGTCATTTGTAAACCAAAGACTTATACGTCTTACGACCATAGCGAATAGTGTTGATTTGGATTTATGTCACGCCCTTATGAATTCCATAATAGGCATGTTTTTTATTGAGGCATCCGGTTTCGGCAGGGGGCTTGGAGCACTTGACCTTAACGCAAGCAAACTAAGTGCCAATCTGCACATGCTTAATCCCGCGGGTATATCGCCGCGACATCGCAATAGTATTTTAACAGCATTCGGGCATCTTCTTCTGCGGAATGTTTTGGAACTACCGGCAGAACTGGCTTCACATGACCGGATTGCTTTTGATTCTGCCGTTCTGTCGGCTTTCGGCATATCGCATCTTCAAGACACGATATATGCGTCACTGCTCCAGCTATTTAATATACGACAAACTGCACGCAATAACGTATAG
- a CDS encoding transposase, producing the protein MYKPRDTKTAPLFTQPFALYGQLDKNNRWLRLAALVNWAEMENVYMRHFSRFGRPAKDARLVCGLLMIKWLENYSDERAVAELRENPYVQAFCGFPAFSTDEIADSGILYRARQRLGRSEFSFFEDEIADLLRKNDTLRQKFPRGARARPGLAGRCVEWLKLLCNRK; encoded by the coding sequence ATGTATAAACCAAGGGACACCAAAACCGCGCCGCTGTTCACGCAGCCTTTCGCGCTATACGGCCAGTTGGACAAAAACAACCGCTGGCTGCGGCTTGCCGCATTGGTCAACTGGGCCGAGATGGAAAACGTGTACATGCGGCATTTCAGCCGTTTCGGCAGGCCGGCGAAAGACGCGCGGCTGGTTTGCGGGCTGCTGATGATCAAATGGCTTGAGAATTATTCGGACGAGCGAGCCGTCGCCGAATTGCGAGAGAATCCCTACGTCCAAGCTTTCTGCGGCTTCCCCGCCTTCTCCACCGACGAAATAGCCGATTCCGGCATACTCTACCGCGCGCGGCAACGGCTTGGCCGCTCCGAATTCTCCTTCTTTGAGGATGAAATCGCGGATCTGCTGCGCAAAAACGACACCCTGCGCCAGAAATTCCCGCGCGGAGCGCGCGCCCGGCCCGGCCTGGCGGGACGCTGCGTGGAATGGCTGAAACTGCTCTGCAACAGAAAATAA
- a CDS encoding GGDEF domain-containing protein: MDTDSSSSYETNSARLDRLVAGNALTLGLVSAMAGDRTLLDPEKIFVEDIHNKRGKMFFSDILFLITHQYFPPEVAEDVWGRILSHKFNLSRELSRNVKLVVAALDYLSNSTSEMKDVTLITEADVGDIIRLSQYDNLTGLFNHAHLYQNLDMQVGYYTRYGTPVTLLIIDIDDFKKFNDKYGHQEGDVLLSLLGTLLLQSTRDVDICCRYGGDEFALILPLSDIKAADIVAKRIQSKLSFMSARYRVTVSMGASACGKNANTVVSLVKKADEALYQAKRKGKNQIVINA, encoded by the coding sequence GTGGACACGGATTCGTCGTCATCCTACGAAACGAACAGCGCGCGGCTGGACAGGCTTGTTGCCGGCAACGCCCTGACGCTGGGTTTGGTATCCGCCATGGCCGGAGACAGGACGCTTCTGGATCCCGAAAAAATATTTGTTGAAGACATCCACAATAAAAGAGGAAAGATGTTTTTTTCCGACATCCTCTTTTTAATCACCCACCAGTATTTTCCGCCTGAAGTCGCCGAGGATGTGTGGGGCCGGATTCTCTCGCATAAATTCAACCTGTCCAGGGAATTAAGCAGGAACGTCAAGCTGGTTGTCGCCGCTTTGGACTACCTTTCAAATTCCACGTCGGAGATGAAGGATGTAACCCTCATTACCGAAGCCGATGTCGGCGACATTATCAGGCTTTCCCAGTATGATAACCTGACGGGGCTTTTTAATCACGCGCATTTGTATCAGAACCTTGACATGCAGGTGGGGTATTATACCCGCTACGGCACTCCCGTCACTCTGTTGATAATTGATATTGACGATTTTAAGAAATTCAACGACAAATACGGGCATCAGGAGGGAGACGTTCTCCTCTCGCTTCTGGGAACTCTGCTGCTGCAATCAACAAGAGATGTGGATATTTGCTGCCGCTACGGCGGAGACGAGTTTGCGCTGATTCTGCCTTTGAGCGATATAAAGGCGGCGGATATTGTGGCCAAAAGGATACAGTCAAAATTGTCTTTCATGTCGGCCCGTTACAGGGTAACGGTCAGCATGGGCGCGTCCGCATGCGGTAAAAATGCGAACACGGTCGTATCGCTTGTGAAAAAAGCTGACGAGGCCTTATATCAGGCCAAAAGAAAAGGGAAAAATCAGATAGTAATAAACGCCTGA
- a CDS encoding ATP-binding protein, whose amino-acid sequence MSLRMKFALAISLTIAVALAVSMGFYYFSGRQFHEDAMQRQNEAVVDSLAKIAEEGLLVNDDLLVQNFTEYIKRANPNVDFCYVVSADGTVLAHSDKKHIGAKADGLKNPGAGSDVLSRELSHQYRGDFVVVGFSRNFAAREMADYTNELLSGVLKTFIITMLLGYIVAYLMAVSLTRPIEKIAMALKSAGEGDMDVRLELRRNDEIGYLADEFNSMLGRLKEFERMKYDFVSAVTHELKSPLSAIESYLELMLYELKSQYLPHNKFEEDIKYIKNNTFRLSRFISDVLDIAKIRRGRFDIKKAPFVIETLAWDVLTLFKERADFLKISLAGPPEGSSTRLRADEERLRQVLTNLISNAIKFTPEGGTVSVAVASSDGTATIAVKDTGVGIAPADMNRIFGLFEQGKTAVVHSKSPKGTGLGLYIAKSIVEAHGCKIWVESQLGAGTSIYFTAELAPRA is encoded by the coding sequence ATGTCTCTCAGAATGAAATTCGCGCTTGCCATAAGTTTGACGATAGCCGTCGCCCTTGCGGTCAGCATGGGGTTCTACTACTTTTCGGGCCGGCAGTTTCACGAGGACGCCATGCAGCGCCAGAACGAGGCCGTGGTGGATTCCCTGGCAAAGATAGCCGAGGAAGGCCTGCTGGTCAACGACGACCTGCTGGTCCAGAATTTCACCGAGTACATAAAGCGCGCCAATCCCAACGTGGATTTCTGCTACGTTGTGTCGGCGGACGGCACCGTCCTGGCGCATTCCGATAAAAAACACATAGGGGCTAAAGCGGACGGGTTGAAGAACCCGGGCGCCGGCAGCGATGTTTTGTCGCGGGAGCTTTCCCATCAGTACCGCGGCGATTTCGTTGTGGTGGGATTTTCGCGCAACTTCGCCGCCCGGGAGATGGCGGACTACACCAACGAGCTGCTCTCCGGCGTGCTGAAAACCTTTATAATCACCATGCTGCTGGGTTACATAGTCGCCTATCTTATGGCGGTTTCGCTGACGCGGCCCATTGAAAAAATCGCCATGGCGCTTAAATCAGCCGGAGAGGGCGATATGGATGTGCGGCTGGAACTGCGCCGCAACGATGAAATCGGCTATCTGGCGGATGAGTTCAATTCCATGCTCGGCAGGCTCAAGGAATTTGAGCGGATGAAATACGATTTCGTCTCCGCCGTTACGCACGAGTTGAAATCCCCGCTTTCGGCCATAGAGTCCTATCTGGAGCTTATGCTCTACGAGCTTAAATCCCAGTATCTCCCCCACAACAAGTTTGAAGAGGACATAAAATATATAAAGAACAACACCTTCCGCCTGTCGCGTTTTATTTCGGACGTGCTGGACATAGCCAAAATCCGGCGCGGGCGCTTTGATATCAAAAAGGCTCCTTTTGTGATAGAAACACTGGCCTGGGACGTGCTGACCCTGTTCAAGGAGCGCGCGGATTTCCTTAAAATCTCGCTTGCCGGCCCGCCGGAGGGCAGCAGCACCCGCCTCCGCGCCGACGAAGAGCGCCTGCGCCAGGTGCTTACAAACCTGATTTCCAATGCCATAAAATTCACCCCCGAAGGCGGGACGGTGTCCGTCGCCGTAGCTTCTTCGGACGGGACGGCGACCATCGCGGTCAAAGACACCGGCGTCGGCATAGCCCCTGCGGACATGAACCGCATTTTCGGTTTGTTTGAACAGGGCAAGACGGCGGTTGTCCATTCCAAAAGCCCCAAGGGCACCGGCCTGGGGCTTTATATCGCCAAGTCAATAGTGGAGGCTCACGGCTGCAAAATATGGGTTGAAAGCCAGCTCGGCGCGGGAACCAGCATTTACTTCACCGCCGAGCTTGCGCCCCGAGCATAG
- a CDS encoding YciI family protein: MEQDKFKVYAYLLTHKNSSKRSDALIAEHVAYVRKLDAEGKLVICGPFLNYKGGMVVVRAGSIEEAQKIAEVDPFVKSGFESYDLRVWMIGCKENNFLA; this comes from the coding sequence ATGGAACAAGACAAATTCAAGGTTTACGCATATCTGCTGACGCACAAGAATTCAAGCAAACGCTCTGACGCGCTTATTGCGGAGCATGTGGCGTATGTTCGCAAACTTGACGCCGAAGGCAAGCTGGTCATCTGCGGCCCGTTTTTGAACTATAAAGGCGGCATGGTGGTGGTGAGGGCGGGTTCCATCGAAGAGGCGCAAAAAATCGCCGAAGTCGACCCGTTCGTGAAAAGCGGGTTTGAAAGCTACGACTTGCGGGTCTGGATGATAGGCTGCAAGGAAAACAACTTTCTGGCGTGA
- a CDS encoding T9SS type A sorting domain-containing protein produces the protein MKCSVSSFPNHLRTRARGAPRRGFAALAVLAAGLCLAAGRAEAGWEIIDSYIGTLGRSEVTVNAGGNTYTLADTFGEPAAWDNPPQASSQITSGYLSQMFIDQNPLALASDGGFVASTATFRDGAVVGALSTDNLGVLFTVDIDTASVANGVFVREITDHMDLPVATTAHFNIASGGQYVMELDIESSSGAWRKGSTYEVRFTTGLVSILGEQIQSEEVRRFTVIRDHAFDNRRVDEGDSSTNVTLPSGALASDFFLSLSSSTGGPGTGVAATPLPGGRTLLKTLAANIYTAQGARFPNDLAKPAVYSFSYQADGKGVLSGAGPVRYSKDLSVWWYNGTQDRWARMPQSGVDPQAQSVTLQTVLVSTYAMVASLNTDVSPVFAYPVPFRPNAGDAARYGRWSDGIRFANAPSEGTIHIYTLSGRLVRSLDVASSMCGSPATDVCWDVKNSGGVVVASGVYIWEIMSGDNRKTGKLAVIK, from the coding sequence ATGAAATGCAGCGTTTCCAGTTTTCCGAACCACCTCAGAACGCGGGCCCGCGGCGCGCCGCGCCGCGGTTTTGCCGCGCTCGCGGTTCTTGCGGCTGGCCTGTGTCTGGCTGCCGGGCGCGCGGAGGCGGGGTGGGAAATCATAGATTCTTACATCGGCACCCTGGGCCGCTCGGAAGTGACGGTAAACGCTGGCGGGAATACCTATACGCTGGCAGACACTTTCGGCGAGCCTGCGGCATGGGATAATCCGCCGCAGGCCAGTTCTCAGATAACAAGCGGCTATCTCTCCCAGATGTTCATAGACCAGAACCCGCTTGCGCTGGCTTCGGATGGCGGGTTTGTCGCGTCCACCGCCACGTTCCGCGACGGAGCCGTCGTAGGCGCGCTGTCCACCGATAACTTGGGCGTGTTGTTCACCGTAGATATAGACACGGCCTCCGTTGCCAACGGCGTCTTTGTGCGGGAAATCACTGACCACATGGATTTGCCCGTGGCTACCACCGCCCATTTCAACATCGCCTCCGGCGGGCAGTATGTGATGGAGCTGGATATTGAGTCCTCTTCCGGCGCCTGGCGCAAGGGCAGCACCTACGAAGTCCGCTTCACCACCGGCCTTGTGTCTATTCTCGGCGAGCAGATACAGTCCGAGGAGGTCCGCCGCTTCACCGTAATCCGCGACCATGCGTTTGACAACCGCCGCGTTGACGAGGGCGACTCCTCCACCAACGTGACGCTTCCCTCCGGCGCGCTGGCCAGCGATTTTTTCCTCTCGCTGTCATCATCTACGGGCGGGCCCGGAACCGGGGTTGCGGCCACTCCGCTGCCCGGCGGCAGGACTTTGCTTAAAACCCTGGCCGCAAACATCTATACCGCGCAGGGCGCGCGCTTCCCCAACGATCTGGCCAAGCCGGCGGTTTATTCGTTCTCGTATCAGGCCGACGGCAAGGGCGTGCTCAGCGGCGCGGGGCCGGTGCGCTATTCCAAGGACCTGTCGGTGTGGTGGTACAACGGAACGCAGGACCGCTGGGCCAGAATGCCGCAGTCCGGCGTGGATCCCCAGGCGCAGAGCGTAACGTTGCAGACAGTCCTGGTTTCCACCTACGCGATGGTCGCGTCTCTCAATACCGACGTGTCGCCGGTGTTTGCGTATCCCGTGCCGTTCAGGCCCAATGCGGGCGACGCGGCCCGCTACGGGCGGTGGTCCGACGGAATCCGCTTCGCCAACGCGCCGTCGGAGGGGACGATACACATTTACACGCTTTCCGGCCGTCTGGTGCGCAGCCTTGATGTGGCCTCCTCCATGTGCGGCTCGCCCGCGACCGATGTGTGCTGGGATGTGAAAAACAGCGGCGGCGTGGTGGTCGCCAGCGGCGTCTACATCTGGGAAATAATGTCCGGCGACAACCGCAAAACAGGCAAACTGGCGGTGATAAAATGA
- a CDS encoding phospholipase D family protein, with protein sequence MKYQLIFQSPDKSFPHTIKKSLELLASKNSWDTLFVAMAYATVAGVRNLLETYPNMEYKWILGTDDFITQPDALRLCKNLANSSLRIISFAKKGARFHPKTIVLSSKDNASPTTLITGSSNLTISGLTRNGEAIFIASSESADEKAHFKEFANTIWRIGHNPTSNEIENYEREYCKHRKPLHGPKVPQKGREILKDDDSEKDPSLSNTCWIELGKNTALGRELEFKSEQALFFGLNPHGASSVEKSFKTSDGNIISLWLKYRQNNGMWRLQLSSDIPEVANGLRPIINGKLGRSPFAAVFTRTKISGLFKLRLLDVKSAKYQAIRKQSLKFGTLGKTSAREYGWY encoded by the coding sequence ATGAAATACCAACTCATTTTCCAATCCCCAGACAAATCGTTCCCACACACTATCAAGAAATCGTTGGAGCTACTCGCGTCTAAAAATTCTTGGGACACATTATTTGTTGCAATGGCATATGCAACGGTCGCTGGAGTTCGTAATTTGCTTGAAACTTATCCAAACATGGAGTATAAATGGATTTTGGGCACAGACGATTTTATAACTCAACCGGACGCGTTGCGCTTATGTAAAAATTTAGCGAACTCGTCTTTGCGAATTATATCCTTTGCTAAAAAGGGTGCGAGATTTCACCCCAAGACGATAGTGTTATCATCAAAAGATAATGCTTCTCCGACCACGTTAATTACTGGGTCATCAAATCTGACAATATCAGGATTGACACGCAATGGAGAAGCAATATTTATAGCATCATCTGAATCCGCCGATGAAAAGGCACATTTCAAAGAATTTGCGAATACTATATGGCGTATAGGACATAACCCCACCTCGAACGAGATTGAAAATTATGAACGAGAATACTGTAAACACCGGAAGCCCTTGCACGGGCCAAAAGTACCACAGAAAGGTAGGGAAATATTAAAAGATGATGATTCCGAGAAAGACCCCAGCCTATCAAATACGTGTTGGATTGAATTAGGAAAGAATACGGCATTAGGCAGAGAGTTAGAATTTAAATCGGAACAAGCCCTATTTTTTGGGCTGAATCCTCATGGTGCAAGCTCTGTAGAAAAAAGCTTTAAAACTTCTGATGGAAACATCATTTCCTTGTGGCTAAAATACCGGCAGAATAATGGTATGTGGCGACTGCAATTGAGTAGTGATATTCCAGAGGTTGCCAACGGTTTGAGACCAATTATCAACGGAAAGCTTGGGCGGTCCCCATTTGCAGCAGTATTTACACGCACCAAAATTTCAGGATTATTCAAGCTCCGCTTGTTAGATGTTAAGTCAGCGAAATATCAAGCCATCCGGAAACAGTCCTTAAAGTTCGGAACTTTAGGAAAAACATCTGCGCGAGAATATGGATGGTATTAA